The genomic interval GTCTCAGTTTCCTAGAGATGAGGTTACAATGGGACAACACAGAAGAAACAAACACACTACACAGAcatcacgcacacacacctacattCCTCCTCGCCTCTCACTCAGTGACGCCTGCTCCCTAACACATTTGTAGCACATAATATTGAATATCCTGTGACTGTAATGCTGCGTTATAACGTGAAGTGTATTTGCAATAAAAGCATGTTAGGTGTGGGACAATAAACGTAATGATCAAATTGATCAGTAtgctcggaaagtattcagaccccttgactttttccacattttgttacgttacagtcttattctaaaattgattaaattacatttattcctcatcaatctacacacaataccgcataatgtataagcgaaaacatgtttgtagacatttttggtgaattcaattgtttggacattatttagaaaagcacaaacctgtctatataacgtcccacagttgacagtgcacgtcaaagcaaaaacctaagccatgaggtcgaaggaattgtctgtagagctcagagacaggattgtgtcgaggcacagatctggggaagggtaccaaaacatgtctgcagcattgaaggtccccaagaacacagtggcctccatcattcttaaatggaagaagtttggaaccaccaagactcttcctagagctggccgtccggccaaattgagcaatcgggggagaagggccttggtcagggaggtgaccaagaacccgatggtcactctgacagaactctagagttcctctgtggagattggagaaacttccaaaaggacaaccatctctgccgcactccaccaatcaggccttttctGTAGAGtgtccagatggaagccactcctcagttataggcacatgacagccagcacctaaagactctcagatcatgagaaacattattctctggtctaatgaaaccaatatttaactctttggcctgtatcccaagcgtcatgtctggaggaaacctggcaccatccctgcggtgaagcatggtggtgtgagcatcatgctgtggagatgtttttcagcggcagggattgggagactagtcaggattaaggattgagggaaagagcccggacttgaacccgatcaaacatctctggagacctgaaaatagctgtgcagcgacgcttctcctccaaactgacagagcttgagagaatctgcagaaaggaatgggagaaactccccaaatacatttgtgccaagcttgtagctttatacccaagaagacttgaggctctaatcgctgccaaaggtgcttcaacaaagtcctgagtaaagggtctgaatacaaatgtaaatgtgatatttcagttgtttttttcccccaaatcTGAAAAccactttttgctttgtcattatggtgtattgtgtgtagattgatgagggggaaaaactattgaatccattttagagtaaggctgtaaccttACAAAAGGTGGAAAgggtcaagggctctgaatactttccgaatgcactgtagagaCAAACACTGGACCGTTTCTTTTATACAGGTTTTATATTAGAAAAACGTATTAGAAAGTCTTGTGTTTGTGAGCCTGAAGTGTTTCCCTGTCATTACTGTTCTCAGTTAATCCTGGACATTTACCAGCTGCAGGTTGTGACAGATCAAATTATATTATATAACCACGTTGAAACACTATCATTTCAGATAAGTGGACATGTATGTCGAAGGAAAATAACATGAGTTTTGGATACATACAAAGCCATGCCATGAACCCAGAGTCATATACAGTTTACTGCACACATAGCTCTCTGCATGATGCACTCAGCCAATAAATGTACCTCTATATGTctttcaccaccaccaccacacccccAGCTTTCTCACCCATGACAacctgagttatagttcataatACTTCCATTGATAAATAACTTACAACTGTCAAATTTTCAAAGTCCAAGTGCATATAATGATAAAGTAAAGGTGCTTTCAGTAATAAGAAACTGGATTATTGTCTAGTAACATTCCCCAGCCTCCAAcattaccaacgtaattagagcaataaaaatacatgtttgtcatacctgtggtatacggtctgatatccCACGGTTTCAGGCCAATCAGCACTCAGGACTCGAACCCCCCAGTTTATAAATGTACttgtaaactgggtggttcgagccctgaatgctgattggctgccATCTGTGGTATATCATATCGTATATAATCACGTTTAtgacaaaacgtttatttttactTCTCtcattacgttggtaaccagtttataatagcaataaggcatctcaGGTGTATGTGGTATACagctaatataccacggctaaaggctgtatACAGGCACTCCGATTTGCATTGTACACAAGTACAGCCCCCTCGTGCcttataccacaccccctcgtgccttagtGCTTATTTTTCTACTTCCATTACCTTGTACCACTgaacatagactctgtactggtaccttgtgtatatagccaagttatcattattgtcacgttcgtcgtatgaaggagaccaaggtgcagcgtggcatacgtacattctctttattaaaagaaTGATCACCGAATAAACTAACAACCAAAACGTGAAGCTAAACAatatagtgctgacaggcaactacacatagtcaagagcccacaccagaaagtggggaaaagggctacctaaatatgatccccaatcagagacaacgataaacagctgtctctgattgggaacaatatcaggccaacatatatatacaaaacccctagacatacaaaacccctagacctactaaaaaaccctagacatacaaaagccctagacatacaaaagccctagacatacaaaacccctagacctactaaaaaaccctagacatacaaaaaatcCATAGACATGCAAAAAAGAATCTAGaactacaaaaaccctagacatacgaAAAATCCCTAGACATACAAgaaaacctagacatacaaaaaactagagtacccaccctagttacaccctgacctaaccaaaatatatagaaaaactgagatatctaaggtcagggcgtgacaattattcattgtgtatttattattacatcTTATTAATTTTCTATTATTTATCTATTTTctgtctgcattgttgggaagggcccgtaagtaagcatttcactgttagtctacaaagcatgtaacaaataaaatttgattggatGTGTGTACTAAACATCTCACTATCTCAAAAGCAAAGAGCaactaccttcaggctatgctcaaaccctacacaccAACCTGAGCACTCCATCCTGCCACCACAGGTCTCTTGGCCGTCCCAAACCTACAGGGgtcagctcccgctcagcccagtcaaagctcttctctgtcctggcaccccaatggcgGAACAAGCTTCCCCTGAAGCTACGACAGCTGAGTCCTTGCCCTTCTTCGAAAAATGTCTGACTGAAATCCTatctcttcaaagagtatcttaaataaaacatctcagtctTATTCCCCTTAACCCCCCCCCATATAAAAAAAGTTATTTTCTTTTCCTACAcacactgactttgctgataagtTCTTCACTCTGGAAAAATGTACTTCCTACAGCTGTGATATGTAGTTGTCTCACcaagctatctgaagatgaatgcactaactgtacgtcgctctagataagagtgtctgctaaatgactcaaatgtcaaaaGAAATAGAAAAACGTACTCTTGGGAGCTGTATTTGCATGGTCATAATAGTCAGTGAATGTTTCCTAATCTTGCATACAGAATAGAGGGGTCTATTTCAAATCCCTGCAAATTCCTTCAATCTGAGCTGGATGCATGCAGCGTATGCAGCTACTGTAGCTGAGAACAGATTCACACTTTCATGATTCCTTATTACTTGATGACTTGTACTTCAATATGAGCAATTTTAATGCATGTTACCAAAAATATGTTTGTGTTGTATCTTTAGTGTAACCTATGAGTTTCTGCGTGCTTCAAGTTGAACTATGTTTGACACGTGGATAGATGTTACAGGTTCACCACTCTGTCTTTGTATGCCTGTAAGTATTTGTTTCGGGTGAATAGGGTTTGTAAAGAAACATGTACATATGAACGTAAGATGGAGTGATCCCTGGACGAACATTAAATGTTAGGGAAATGTCAAACACGGGTTGAAATGTATTGGGGTCAGTTGGAGGAAGATAGCTGTTGCAATTCTAATCCTGTTCCACAACATTCTAGGTGAAGTGTTGCTATAGGCAAAGAACTTGCATAACAAATTAATTTCCTTTATAAAAAAGTTTAATTCTCAGTACAAATACAGAATCTTCAATACAAAAACATAATATAGTACATACAAAAACAATGGCTTATGGAGTTTCACCTCTCCATAAATACCATGGCAACAGCAACATATTAACATGACCTCTTGGAATCCTTCATTATTCTCTATGCAGAAGAACCATCGGTTGATTTCAGTTCATTGGTCATATAGGGCAGCAATGGGATCATAGGCAAGAATCTCTCAAGCCTCCTCCATTTAGCTAAGCACATAATAAAGAAACATAACAATAAGGGAAAATATACAAGACCTGTACAGACTATTTGACACACTGGCAATATTAGACATGCTAAATCATATGAGCATTTCCCCTTACTGGGAAGCGAAAAAATATAGCCAAATGTCTCTGAGGTCATGCACTTCTTCAACCTTGAAATATACAGCTCTCAAACATACAGTGCGAGGTAACAAGTTAAATACATCAAtattaaataaatgtatacatatGTATTATCTGTGTCACTTGAGCTGAAGGCATGGGGCGCCATTGAACACCGTGCATAAAACATAGACATGGTGGTAAAAAAATCAGAGTGCCAACAGGTGTTGTGGAACCCGGATATACCACATAGCAGGTCAACCACAACATTACTATGGATCGACACAATATACCACAAAGGTAAAATAATACCACATATAGAGAGCAGAAATGTTTATTTCTGTCTCTCTTATTTTCTTTCTATCTCCATCCATTCAAAGGAATTTCATCAGTTATAGACTATTCAGTTCAGTTCACCTCATTCCCGCTAAATAATACACAATCGATCACCAGGGAATGAGAATCGATCATCCGGGATCATCGTTGCGCTGCATTTTAGTAGCATCCAATGCCGATCTCCTGCTTGTAGCGGTTGGTCAGGGTGTTGGCCTGTTGCGTCAGCTTGGACAGCACCCCGTGGAGCCCCGTCATGTGGAACTGGAACTGCTTCTGCAGGTTATCTTCGTCTTCCTCGGACGACACCTCAGAATCTTCCTCCGCTGAATCCATCCGCGAGATGGAAGCCCGGCTCTCCTTTCGCTTCTTGGCTTCCTCGGCGCGCATCACTCCCCACTCGATGTCGCAACGGATAGACTTGAGCAGCTGGTAGTAGCTGTACATGTCCCCGTCCTCGATGTCGCTGTTTCCCGAGCTTTTCAGGGCggccatctccctctcctcttcaaggGGGACGTCCCGCAGCAGGCTGGGCACCATTACCGTCTGGTCCATGTTGTTGACGGCACCGATGAAGCGGTTCATGGAGTTGAACAGGGAGTTCTTCTGCAGGTGGGATTCTGAGATCTGCATCATCTTGGCAACTGTTGTTGATTCTTGAATTTATTTTAGAAATGAAATGTATAACTGTCAACCAGAGCTGGATAGTTCGTTTCTTCTACTTTCTAATCGGCTTTGGAAAGCGGCTTGTCCTTTTGTATTAAATTATTAAACAGAGCTATGAAGAGAGTTTGGCAGTTGTTCTCGTTTCTTCTTTTGCCTATTCCTTCTTTTCGTTTCTGTTCTGACTCTTACTGGTCCCCGGTCGGATCTTTATAGAGCAGGTGGATTCGTGTCCAAGGGCGTGCCCAGAACCTGTTTGTCAGGATTATTCTACCTCTACAGTAACCGGACTCCAATGAGCTAGTACAGACAGAAAAAACATGTTGGCATAGTTTGCATGAAGGGGATTGGCCTCCCAGTAGCGATATGCCTACTTCCCGGTCCTTGCCCAGTGCCCAGTAAGAAAGCAATGAATGCATCTTCCGCAAACCAAATGATAGGAGGCTCTATGTTCGCGCAATTGTCTGCCTGTGTTGCGCATCAGCCACTCAAACACAGCACAATGGTTTATAAGTGAGCTTTCTCAAAACATTCACACACCAAGCACACTAAAAACGAATTACAGTTTACATTGCAATCGAATTCAAACTTCATTCACATTGGCCTATATTTTGCTCTCATGTATTCCAATGCAAACATGACTGACGCTACATCAAACCCAGCAACCTCACGGGATAAACCATTCAGGGCGAGGTCTGACCTAGCAGAACGCCAGGTTATGAATATTCATGAGAAAGCCATCAGCCCACAACCGTGCCTCCAATTGAAACCAATCTTATGTTCGGCTGTCTGTCTCGGCGCCGGGACTAGCTCTCTATTGACCAATCGGTGGGTGAAGGAGGGAAGCGAAGCACTGGATCCCTGCCAATGGGGAAAGCAGAGGATTAACCCTATACATTCCACCTTTTTCTTGTTGGAGACGAGTCCGCAAGGTCTGTAATGTTAGGACATAGGCCAACACTAATAGGTTGTCAGAGTAAAGTTATTCATCCATCTCCTGGATCAGCGATTTTTCCAAACTAGGCTGAACTATATttgaaatgtaacctttatttaactaggcaagtcggttaagaacaaattcttatttacaatgagccTACTGAGAAGCAGTGCCATAGAAAAAAGAAAGttattctattatattatatattcagGGCAATGTTATCATCCCAttcatatacagtatctatcagcTGCTTTGCCTTTGACAGTAATTATTACAGTTAGAGACAAACTAATACCCCTATTGCCCTTACCATGAAAGACTGACGAGAACAGCTGAAACTACCCCACCCCCCTGAAGGTCAATAGTTGACCATCACCAGGGGAAATCAACAGAGACCGGTTGCCCCACATAGAGAGAACTCACTGACATGGTAAAGCAAAACACCACAACAAGTGGGCGGAAATGATTCAGCCCAGCCAGTCTGAAATCTAATCACAAGTTAACACTTACAGTTAACCACCAGCACAATCAACACATGACAGAAATAGCAAACAACATGCTTTCAGTCACCACAAAATTATTATCTCTTGCAACCAGGGTGCTGAATCATTGTGACTACAGCCTGGTCCATCTACATGATGTAGGACAGCACTCACCAAATAGATTTATTTGGCCTATGGCAATCCTGGAAATAGCTATATGTATGAGGACTTTGCACCTCACTCTTAGATGAATTAGAAGAAGAAATCAATCAAGAAGAACAATCTGTCAGTACTGCCCAAGCAGTCACATCAAGCAATGATTCATTCCAGGTAGTACCATTTAGCAGTAATGATTGGGCCTGataaaagtagaaatagaaatatgaGTTTGCACTCGtgtgtcacacacatacactcacaattacacaaatgcacatgcgcacacacacacataaagatgCAGGTAGGAGATAatgggtgtagagagagtgttCTGGAATGTCTGGAGAGAAACTATACAGATTGAATCAGTGTTCTAAACACTGAACTGTTCAGCAAGAATGGGAGGAAtgtcaacatacagtacatggcaAAACCTGCTTAGTCAGTCGATCTCTCTCGGTCTCACCCTACCTCCCTTTCTTCCATTACGATAATTATACTTCTCGATTTTGCCTctgcaaaataaaaaataaataaaaaaataaaaaaataaaaagaaggGATTCAATGGACCACGCCCACAAGTTGGGGAAAACAAACATTCTTTCCTATTGAACCCAATTCTAaaagagcagtgtgcagtgtgcacatagcctgtcttctcttgagagccaggtctgcctatggcggcctttctcaatagcaaggctatgctcactgagtctgtacatagtcaaagctttccttaattttgggttaGTAACAGTGGGCAGGTATTCTAccaatgtgtactctctgttagctagattacttgttggttattactgcattgtcagaactagaagcacaagcatttcgctacactcgcattaacatctgctaaccatgtgtatgtgacaaatacaatttgatttgatttgatttgtttaaggtCAAATAGCAttgtagtttgctctgtttttttgttagttatttccaatgtgtcaagtaattaactttttgttatctcatgatttggttgggtctaattgtattgctgtcctggggctctgtagggtctgtttgtgtttgtgaacagacccccagaattgcttccttttaggtggatgtagaatttaacggcccttttctggattttgataattagcgggtattggcctaattctgctctgcattatttagtgttttacgttgtacacaaaggatatttttgcagaattctgcattcagagtctcaatttggtgtttggaCCATTTTGTTAAtttttggttggtgagcagaccccagacctcacaaccataaagggcaatgtgtTGTATAACTGATTCaggtatttttagccagatcctaattggcatgtccttttgatggcatagaaggcccttcttgccttgtctctcagctcgttcacagctttgtggaatttacctgtggtgctgatgtttagaccgaggtatgtatagttttttgtgtgctctaggacaGGGTTCCCAAAGTCGGTCCTGGGGCCCACCCTGGGAGCATGTTTTGTTTTTGCCCTTGTTCTACACAGCTTGTTCAAAAAAATCTAAGCTTGATAATTAACTGGTtacttgaatcagctgtgtagtgcaaaCGCAAAACGTGCACCCTGGGCCCAGGGCTCGAGTCCAGGatagagtttgggaaaccctgctctagggcaacggtgtctagattgaatgttatttgtggtcctggcatcTGGACCTTTTTTGAAACACCATaattttttgtcttactgagatatactgtcagggcccaggtctgacagaatctgtgcagaagatctaggtgctgctgtagaaccTCCTTGGTTGGgcgacagaagcaccagatcatcagcaaatagtagacatttgacttcagattctagtagggtgaggccaggtgctgcagactgttctagtggcCTTgtcaattcattgatatatatgttgaagaggttgGGGCTTAAGCtgtatccctgtctcaccccacggccctgtggaaagaaatgtttgTGTATTTTGCCAAATTTAaatgcacacttgttgtttgtgtacatggattttataatgtctcatgtttttcccccaacacaacTTTCCATCAATtagtatagcagaccctcatgccaaattttGAAATAAAAAAAGCACGAGAAGACgttgcctttgttttgttttgtttgtttgtcaattagggtgtgcagggtgaatacttGGTATGtcatatggtaatttggtaaaaagccattttgacatttgctcagtacattatTTCAATTatgaaatgtacgagtctgctgttaatgataatgcagaggatttccggaaggttgctgttgatgcatatcccacggtagttattgggatCAAATTTGTCtctacttttgtggattgggggggggggggggggggggggggggggatcagtccttggttccaaatattggggaagatgccagagctaaggatgatgttaaagagtttaagtataacCAAATGGAATTcttggtctgtatattttatcattgaGGATGTCAttaacaccacaggcctttttgggttggagggtttgtattttgtcctgtagttcattcaatgtatttGGAGAATCCGGTgagttctggtagtctttaatagttgatttgTATTTgctcatgtatatgtttttgcctaattgttttttggtaggtttccacactactttccttctatatatagcatttcttaatatttttCAGTTCccttggctttgatgcctcatgattgagtattgctctgttcaagtagactgtgattttgctgtgatctgatagggatgtcagtgggctgactgtgaatgctctgagagactctggctTGAGGTGaaaaagtagtctacagtactacttccaagagatgagctataggtgtacctaccgtaggagtcccctcgaagcctatcattgactatgtacagttgaagtcggacatttacatacacttaggttggagttattaaaactagtttttaaaccattccacaaatttcttgttaacaaactatagttttggcaagttggttaggacatctattttgtgcatgacacaagtcatttttccaacaattgtttaaagtcagattatttaacttataattcactgtatcacaattccagtgggtcagaggtttacatacactaagttgactgtgcctttaaacagcttggaaaattccagaaaattatgtcatggttttagaagcttctgataggctaatttacataatttgagtcaattggaggtgtacctgtggctgtattgcaaggcctaccttcaaacccagtgcctcgttgcttgatatcatgggagaatctaaagaaatcagccaagacctcagaaaaaaaattgtagacctccacaagtctggttcatcagcaaggaagaagccaatgctccaaacccatcataaaaaagccagactacggtttgcaactgcacatggggacaaagatcatactttttggagaaatgtcctctggtctgatgaaacaaaaatagaactgtttggccataattaccatcatCGTTATGTTAagaggaaaaaagggggaggcttgcaagtcgaagaacaccatgaAACACGGGGgtaaagcatcatgttgtggggttgctttgccgcaggagggactggtgcacttcacaaaatagatgaaatCATGGGGATgggaaaatatgtggatatattgaagcaacatctcaagacagtcagTCTTGCATCCTAACTTGAGATCGAGCTTCATTGACACCTGTGTTTAACTCAAGTCAAGTATTGGATTCGGATTCGGGCCATTGAGTCTTGAAAATTGCTCTGTGCTGCTTATGTCAGTCAActgaaagcttggtcgcaaatgggtcttccaaatggacaatgaccccaagcatacttccaaagttgtggcaaaatgtctgaaggacaacaaaggcaaggtattggagtcaccatcacaaagccctcaagcctatagaaaatttgtgggcttactgaaaaagcgtgtgcgagcaaggaggcctacaaacctgactcagtcacaccagctctgtcaggatgaatgggccaaaattcacccaacttattgtgggaagcttgtggaaggctacccgaaatgtttgacccaagttaaacaatttaaaggcaatgctaccaaatactaattgagtgtttgtaaacttctgacccactggcaatgTGATCAAAGAAATAAAAGTGGAAATTAATCATTCTCTTTACAGCTCGGGAGAgacatgcgtcctccaaaacacaacctaaccaagctgcactgcttcttaacagagcatgcatccaacccggaagccagctgcaccaatgtgtcagaaacaccatgcacctggcgacctggtcagcaggCAAtgtgcccagcccgccacaggtgCGCATTGAGACAAAGATATCTCTatcagccaaaccctccctaactacactaggccaattgtgcgttgcacCATGGACCTCCCGTTTGCAGCCAGCTACAACAGAGCCTGGggtcaaacccagagtctctggtggcactgagatgcagtgccctaaaccactgcgc from Oncorhynchus kisutch isolate 150728-3 linkage group LG26, Okis_V2, whole genome shotgun sequence carries:
- the LOC109871031 gene encoding mid1-interacting protein 1-B → MMQISESHLQKNSLFNSMNRFIGAVNNMDQTVMVPSLLRDVPLEEEREMAALKSSGNSDIEDGDMYSYYQLLKSIRCDIEWGVMRAEEAKKRKESRASISRMDSAEEDSEVSSEEDEDNLQKQFQFHMTGLHGVLSKLTQQANTLTNRYKQEIGIGCY